Proteins from one Bos javanicus breed banteng chromosome 27, ARS-OSU_banteng_1.0, whole genome shotgun sequence genomic window:
- the LOC133239807 gene encoding beta-defensin 103A has product MRLYYLLFALLFLFLLPVPGNGGIISGLQRYYCKIRSGRCALIGCLPKEEQIGRCSLSGRKCCRKKK; this is encoded by the exons ATGAGGCTCTACTACCTTCTCTTTGCGTTGCTCTTCTTGTTCTTGCTGCCTGTTCCAG GCAACGGCGGCATCATAAGCGGGTTACAAAGGTATTATTGCAAAATAAGAAGCGGCCGGTGTGCTCTGATTGGCTGTCTTCCAAAGGAGGAACAGATAGGCCGCTGTTCACTGAGTGGCCGAAAATGCTGccggaagaagaaatga